From a region of the Roseivirga sp. 4D4 genome:
- the rnhA gene encoding ribonuclease HI produces the protein MIVIYTDGSSRGNPGPGGYGTVMKYKEHRKEMSQGYRKTTNNRMELLAVIIGLESLKVEKAKVKVYSDSKYVIDSVEKGWLWNWMKKDFKGKKNKDLWLRFAEIYKKHYVTFQWVKGHAGIPENERCDQLAVDAAESSDLLVDEGFESGLYS, from the coding sequence ATGATTGTAATCTATACGGATGGTTCCTCAAGAGGCAACCCTGGCCCAGGTGGCTATGGCACAGTGATGAAATACAAAGAACATCGCAAAGAGATGTCTCAGGGCTATAGAAAAACCACAAACAACCGTATGGAGCTGCTTGCAGTCATCATTGGATTAGAGAGTCTCAAGGTCGAGAAGGCCAAAGTGAAGGTATATTCAGACTCCAAATATGTGATTGATTCTGTAGAAAAGGGATGGCTATGGAACTGGATGAAAAAGGATTTCAAGGGTAAGAAAAACAAAGACCTTTGGCTTCGCTTTGCTGAAATTTACAAGAAACACTACGTCACTTTTCAATGGGTAAAAGGCCATGCCGGTATTCCTGAAAATGAAAGATGTGACCAGCTTGCTGTTGACGCTGCTGAAAGTAGTGATCTATTAGTGGACGAAGGCTTTGAGTCTGGACTTTACTCTTAA
- the aroQ gene encoding type II 3-dehydroquinate dehydratase produces MKVIIINGPNLNLLGTREKSIYGDQSFEAYFETLKSSFSAIELEYYQSNVEGELINKLHEVGFSHDGIVFNGGGYTHTSVAISDAIAAIETPVVEVHISNIHAREEFRHLSLITKECAGLITGFGLKGYDMALWYLRNKT; encoded by the coding sequence ATGAAGGTAATCATCATCAACGGCCCAAACCTCAACTTACTCGGAACCAGAGAAAAGAGCATCTATGGTGATCAAAGTTTCGAAGCTTACTTCGAAACACTGAAAAGTAGCTTTTCAGCCATTGAGTTGGAATACTATCAGAGTAATGTAGAAGGTGAATTAATTAACAAGCTTCATGAAGTGGGCTTTAGTCATGATGGCATTGTCTTTAATGGCGGTGGCTATACGCATACTTCAGTGGCCATATCCGATGCTATTGCCGCAATCGAGACTCCAGTAGTTGAAGTGCACATCTCAAATATTCATGCACGTGAAGAGTTCCGACACTTAAGCCTTATCACCAAAGAATGTGCAGGCCTGATTACCGGCTTTGGCTTGAAGGGTTATGATATGGCCCTTTGGTACTTACGAAACAAAACATAA
- the xerD gene encoding site-specific tyrosine recombinase XerD has protein sequence MSWDIYIQEYENYLKLERSLSENSVDAYVRDIVKLKQFLDLREKDLNPLQVTIVELQDMVEWINEVGMSAFSQARIISGLKSFYKFLVYEGELDSDPTVLLEAPKLGRKLPDTLSVEEIDQILEAIDHSTPEGTRNRAMLETLYSSGLRVSELIGLKVSNIHFDVGFIRVFGKGSKERLVPIGKTALKHINIYRDEVRVHLDIKPGHESFLFLNRRGRQLTRQMVFTFLKDLVAKAGIQKTISPHTFRHSFATHLIEGGADLRAVQEMLGHESITTTEIYTHLDRDYLRQVIQEYHPRS, from the coding sequence ATGTCTTGGGATATCTACATTCAGGAATATGAGAATTACCTCAAGCTGGAACGATCGCTGAGTGAAAATTCTGTAGATGCCTATGTTCGCGATATCGTGAAGCTCAAGCAGTTTTTAGACTTAAGAGAAAAAGACCTGAATCCTCTGCAGGTCACCATAGTCGAACTTCAGGATATGGTGGAGTGGATTAACGAAGTGGGGATGAGTGCTTTTTCCCAGGCAAGGATAATCTCAGGTTTAAAGTCCTTTTACAAGTTTTTGGTCTATGAGGGAGAACTAGACAGTGATCCTACGGTTTTGCTGGAAGCACCAAAGCTCGGTCGAAAGCTACCGGATACGCTTAGCGTTGAAGAGATAGACCAAATACTCGAGGCCATTGATCATTCAACACCCGAGGGTACAAGAAACCGGGCTATGCTAGAGACGCTCTATAGTTCAGGCTTGCGTGTGTCCGAACTGATCGGCCTTAAGGTGTCCAATATTCATTTTGATGTGGGGTTCATAAGAGTCTTTGGTAAGGGAAGTAAAGAGCGTCTAGTTCCTATCGGGAAAACTGCTTTGAAGCATATCAATATTTATCGTGATGAGGTGCGTGTTCATCTTGATATAAAACCTGGTCATGAGTCTTTCCTGTTTCTAAATAGACGCGGCCGGCAGCTGACGCGACAAATGGTTTTTACTTTCCTCAAAGACCTTGTGGCCAAAGCCGGAATCCAAAAAACGATTAGTCCTCATACGTTTAGACATTCATTTGCAACGCATTTGATAGAGGGAGGAGCAGACCTAAGAGCGGTGCAAGAAATGTTGGGACATGAGTCGATTACGACTACTGAAATCTATACGCATTTGGACAGAGATTATCTAAGACAAGTGATTCAGGAGTATCATCCTAGAAGCTAG
- a CDS encoding FtsK/SpoIIIE family DNA translocase, whose protein sequence is MAKNTYKSNTFKSNTKDKGPKKKRSLKIDIPFLRDRRFQLSIGFFLLLTAVFIFLACVSYLFTGKMDQSVVEAFFDQNETVKSLGQEAGNWMKLLGALVAHKLIFSWFGIAAFLIPPLLFIFGYKVIWGKALVKLSRAIVFTLFFLIWISLLMGSMIKGDESISEWSFYSGGLGYQLSIFFDNLLGFGTVLFLAFTLLVFVIFFFNITEILSLKKTPEVATTDDEDNEVLPVIEDTPVSEALSTAPETEEAVDAEAELKDWVVSLKEEKEAKEIETIEKVEEVVPEPVQTPIEEPEEAALELEVALVNKPQPKVPDAEPAFEVEINEKAEKLVEKAGHYDPTLDLAKFQFPKVNLLREYSTGKISVTKEELQANKDKIVETLTNFKIGIASIKATIGPTVTLYEIVPEAGVKISKIKNLEDDIALSLAALGIRIIAPIPGKGTIGIEVPNKNKEMVSMKSVISTDKFMNSDMALPIALGKTISNEVFVTDMAKMPHLLMAGATGQGKSVGLNVILTSLLYKKHPSQLKFVLVDPKKVELTLFNKIERHYLAKLPDNEEPIITDTKKVINTLNSLCIEMDQRYDLLKDAACRNIKEYNQKFIDRKLNPEKGHKFLPYIVLVIDELADLMMTAGKEVETPIARLAQLARAIGIHLVVATQRPSVNVITGIIKANFPARLSFRVTSKVDSRTILDAGGADQLIGQGDMLLSMGSDITRLQCAFVDTPEVDEICDFIGSQKGYETAYILPEFTGDEGDSGSGDIDLSDRDALFEEAAKLIVAHQQGSTSLIQRKLKLGYNRAGRLIDQLEAAGIVGPFEGSKARQVLISDEYSLEQLLNTIDDN, encoded by the coding sequence ATGGCTAAAAACACGTATAAGTCCAACACTTTTAAGTCCAATACCAAGGACAAAGGCCCCAAAAAGAAACGTTCGCTGAAAATCGACATTCCCTTTCTTCGGGATAGAAGATTTCAATTGTCCATCGGTTTTTTCCTTCTACTCACGGCAGTATTCATTTTCCTAGCCTGTGTTAGTTACCTCTTCACTGGAAAAATGGACCAGAGTGTTGTGGAGGCATTCTTCGATCAGAATGAAACGGTAAAATCTTTAGGTCAGGAAGCAGGTAACTGGATGAAACTGTTGGGTGCGCTAGTAGCACATAAACTGATATTCTCATGGTTTGGAATTGCTGCTTTTCTCATCCCTCCATTGCTTTTCATTTTTGGGTACAAAGTCATTTGGGGTAAGGCGTTGGTTAAGCTATCAAGAGCCATTGTTTTCACTTTGTTTTTCCTAATCTGGATAAGCCTGCTAATGGGCTCCATGATCAAAGGAGATGAATCTATTTCGGAATGGAGCTTTTACAGCGGTGGTCTGGGTTATCAGCTTTCGATTTTCTTTGATAACCTTCTCGGCTTTGGTACAGTGCTTTTCCTAGCCTTTACACTTTTAGTATTTGTTATTTTCTTCTTTAATATCACCGAGATTTTATCTCTAAAAAAGACACCTGAAGTTGCTACTACTGACGATGAAGACAATGAGGTATTACCAGTCATTGAAGATACTCCAGTGAGTGAAGCATTGTCCACAGCACCTGAAACTGAGGAGGCTGTAGATGCAGAAGCTGAGTTAAAAGACTGGGTGGTTTCTTTGAAAGAAGAGAAGGAGGCCAAGGAAATAGAAACGATTGAAAAGGTCGAGGAGGTAGTTCCTGAGCCAGTTCAGACACCAATTGAAGAACCTGAGGAGGCAGCTTTAGAATTGGAAGTAGCACTTGTAAACAAGCCACAGCCTAAAGTTCCGGATGCTGAGCCAGCCTTTGAAGTTGAAATCAATGAGAAGGCTGAAAAACTGGTAGAAAAGGCAGGTCACTATGATCCGACTTTGGACTTGGCCAAATTCCAATTCCCGAAAGTGAACCTTCTGAGGGAGTACTCCACAGGAAAGATTTCAGTAACTAAAGAAGAGCTGCAAGCCAATAAGGATAAGATTGTTGAAACGCTGACCAATTTTAAAATTGGTATTGCGAGTATTAAAGCGACTATAGGTCCTACGGTAACGCTTTACGAAATAGTACCAGAGGCCGGAGTCAAAATTTCAAAAATCAAGAACCTTGAAGATGATATTGCCTTGAGTCTGGCTGCCTTGGGTATTAGAATTATTGCACCTATTCCAGGCAAGGGAACGATCGGCATAGAGGTGCCGAATAAGAATAAGGAAATGGTGTCTATGAAGTCTGTGATTTCAACTGACAAATTCATGAACTCTGACATGGCCCTTCCGATCGCCTTGGGTAAGACAATTTCGAATGAGGTATTTGTAACGGACATGGCCAAGATGCCACACTTGCTGATGGCTGGTGCAACAGGGCAGGGTAAGTCAGTTGGGCTGAATGTCATTCTGACTTCATTATTGTATAAGAAACATCCTTCCCAGTTAAAGTTTGTTTTGGTCGATCCGAAAAAGGTGGAGTTGACGCTATTCAATAAAATCGAGCGGCACTATTTAGCCAAGCTACCTGATAACGAAGAGCCCATTATCACGGACACCAAGAAAGTAATCAATACGCTTAACTCTTTGTGTATTGAGATGGATCAGCGCTACGATTTATTGAAGGATGCTGCTTGTAGAAACATTAAAGAATACAATCAGAAGTTCATTGATAGGAAGTTAAACCCTGAGAAGGGACACAAATTCCTTCCTTACATCGTCTTGGTGATAGATGAGTTGGCTGACCTGATGATGACAGCTGGTAAGGAAGTGGAAACACCTATTGCACGTTTAGCCCAATTGGCTCGGGCAATTGGTATTCACTTGGTTGTGGCAACACAAAGACCTTCTGTAAACGTTATCACTGGTATCATTAAAGCGAACTTCCCTGCAAGACTATCGTTCAGAGTAACATCAAAGGTGGACTCCAGAACGATTTTGGATGCTGGCGGGGCGGATCAGCTGATTGGCCAGGGAGATATGCTCCTTTCCATGGGCTCTGATATCACAAGATTGCAGTGCGCATTTGTAGATACGCCAGAAGTAGACGAAATTTGCGACTTTATTGGTTCGCAGAAAGGTTACGAAACTGCTTACATATTGCCTGAGTTCACCGGTGATGAAGGAGATTCAGGTAGTGGAGACATAGATTTGTCAGATAGGGATGCATTGTTTGAGGAGGCTGCAAAACTAATTGTAGCACACCAGCAAGGCAGTACCAGTTTGATTCAACGTAAGTTGAAGCTCGGATATAACCGGGCAGGGCGTTTAATTGATCAATTGGAAGCCGCAGGAATTGTTGGACCATTTGAAGGTAGCAAGGCGAGACAAGTGTTGATATCAGATGAATATAGTTTGGAACAGTTATTGAATACCATCGATGATAATTGA
- a CDS encoding carboxypeptidase-like regulatory domain-containing protein: protein MIWPFGTYETKHKTLPKSLRFFYSLSLFILLHSFGLAQVSINGQVLDAKTNEAVAYAHILFLRGSVGTAANLKGLFQLTLNDANLNDSVMIRSIGYSPVKLTVSDLLNQQVVRLAPNTIELGDIEVIAEQDEFETRTFMLDVVKKYNQQRNKNSHIATTHFREYAQYKGKFIMYFQSLGYSIMVKLNKNTPLIGNYHFFYENTRAHIENTAWAAYDNNLNDEYNRGNVRPSAYSILNLFRRIEVWGILSEEFVIQHKFKFLKEFKENSRLVYQISYKWKGDRGIIQVDAHSLEVIRIVADTNNYFSNPFNKELKANATLKFSYFSGTPYLSSADIDYKHKGLSHHLELQVLSQKLKDFEIDKEELKSLGLFERNPLIQYEAEEFQFLDFIGKSPNEQIAIDLVGSKDRLEGYFKAYSGKWLGHEFRKTRPVPSGDILKKLTDLKKNF, encoded by the coding sequence ATGATATGGCCCTTTGGTACTTACGAAACAAAACATAAGACTCTGCCAAAATCACTGCGCTTTTTTTATTCCCTGTCACTGTTTATTCTACTGCACTCCTTCGGTCTTGCACAAGTAAGTATAAATGGGCAAGTACTTGATGCCAAAACAAATGAAGCAGTTGCATATGCACATATATTGTTTCTGAGAGGCTCTGTTGGCACAGCGGCTAATCTTAAAGGGCTTTTTCAGCTCACTTTAAATGACGCCAACCTGAATGATAGCGTTATGATTAGGAGTATTGGGTATTCCCCTGTCAAGCTAACTGTAAGCGACCTATTAAATCAACAAGTGGTTAGGTTAGCTCCTAACACAATTGAACTTGGTGATATTGAAGTAATCGCTGAACAAGACGAATTTGAGACCCGGACCTTCATGTTGGATGTGGTCAAAAAGTATAATCAACAACGGAATAAAAACTCTCACATTGCCACTACCCATTTCAGAGAATACGCACAGTACAAAGGGAAATTTATCATGTATTTTCAAAGCCTTGGTTATTCCATTATGGTTAAGTTGAACAAAAACACCCCTCTAATTGGCAACTATCACTTCTTCTATGAAAACACAAGAGCACATATCGAAAATACAGCCTGGGCGGCTTATGATAATAATTTAAATGATGAGTACAACCGGGGGAATGTTCGGCCTTCGGCCTATTCCATTTTAAACCTGTTTAGAAGAATTGAAGTATGGGGAATCCTTTCAGAAGAGTTTGTAATCCAACACAAATTCAAGTTTCTGAAAGAGTTCAAAGAAAACTCAAGGCTTGTTTATCAAATCAGTTACAAGTGGAAGGGTGATCGCGGAATCATTCAGGTAGACGCTCATTCACTCGAGGTCATTCGAATCGTTGCAGATACTAACAATTACTTTAGTAACCCCTTCAATAAAGAACTCAAGGCCAATGCTACACTCAAATTCAGCTATTTTAGCGGCACTCCTTACCTATCATCTGCAGATATTGACTACAAGCATAAAGGGCTTAGCCACCACCTAGAGTTGCAAGTCCTAAGCCAAAAGCTCAAAGACTTTGAAATAGATAAGGAAGAGTTGAAAAGCCTTGGTCTGTTTGAACGCAACCCACTCATTCAGTACGAGGCAGAAGAGTTCCAGTTTCTAGATTTCATTGGTAAAAGTCCAAATGAGCAAATAGCCATTGACTTGGTTGGGTCTAAAGATAGACTTGAAGGTTATTTCAAGGCTTATTCGGGCAAATGGTTGGGTCATGAATTCAGGAAGACAAGACCTGTTCCTTCAGGAGACATTCTGAAAAAATTAACGGACCTTAAAAAGAATTTCTGA
- a CDS encoding tRNA1(Val) (adenine(37)-N6)-methyltransferase yields the protein MSNTYFQFKQFRIDQPIDGMKVTTDGCIFGALIKPAQEGKILDIGTGTGLLSLMIAQRTNAKIDAIEIHPEVAEQAARNIVNSPWFDQITVLNQDLSTYKSKEHYNQIVCNPPFFKDNHKGKSKTKNTAIHDDTLPMTLLLAHSFELLMQEGSFWVMYPAHEMSLFEDLATSKGFSIRQRTNIYNKQGGSVFRVISEFTKGINPDFVETSLTIKGQDDSYSKEFIHLLKDYYLHL from the coding sequence TTGTCGAATACCTACTTCCAATTCAAACAATTCCGTATTGATCAGCCGATTGATGGCATGAAGGTCACTACAGATGGCTGCATCTTTGGAGCACTTATCAAACCTGCGCAAGAAGGTAAAATACTGGATATTGGTACGGGAACTGGTTTGCTGTCCTTAATGATTGCCCAGAGAACCAATGCCAAAATTGATGCTATAGAAATTCATCCTGAAGTGGCTGAACAGGCGGCTCGAAATATTGTGAACTCGCCTTGGTTTGATCAAATCACTGTGCTCAATCAAGACTTGAGCACCTACAAGTCCAAGGAACACTATAATCAAATTGTCTGTAATCCACCTTTCTTTAAAGACAATCACAAAGGAAAGTCCAAAACGAAGAATACCGCAATACATGATGACACACTCCCGATGACATTGCTATTAGCACATTCATTTGAACTACTAATGCAAGAAGGTTCTTTTTGGGTAATGTATCCGGCTCATGAAATGAGCCTGTTTGAGGACTTGGCCACCTCGAAGGGATTCTCCATAAGACAGAGAACGAATATCTATAATAAGCAAGGCGGCTCAGTCTTTCGTGTGATCTCCGAATTCACTAAAGGGATAAACCCCGATTTTGTTGAAACCAGCCTAACGATTAAAGGACAGGATGACTCCTACTCAAAAGAGTTTATACACCTTTTAAAAGACTATTACCTCCACTTATAA
- the pyrF gene encoding orotidine-5'-phosphate decarboxylase: MNRVELFEQIQKKSSYLCVGLDTDIQKIPKHLLDHEDPIFEFNKQIIDATADYAVAYKPNIAFYEAHGIAGWKSLQKTIEYIPNDIFTVADAKRGDIGNTSKMYARAFFDQMDCDSITVAPYMGEDSVKPFLEFENKWVILLALTSNSGGKDFQNLGLTKGGDLYEEVLRKSQEWGDTDQLMYVVGATRAEALQNIRNIVPDHFLLVPGVGAQGGSLEEVSKYGMNDHCGLLVNSSRGIIYANNSESFAEVARQKAEELQSQMAGFLKKYL, encoded by the coding sequence ATGAATAGAGTTGAGCTCTTTGAGCAAATTCAAAAGAAATCGTCTTATCTCTGTGTAGGCTTAGATACAGACATCCAAAAAATTCCAAAGCATCTCTTAGATCATGAAGATCCCATCTTCGAGTTCAATAAGCAGATCATTGATGCAACGGCTGATTATGCTGTGGCATACAAGCCCAATATAGCATTCTACGAAGCGCATGGAATTGCCGGTTGGAAGAGTTTGCAAAAAACGATAGAGTACATTCCCAACGATATCTTTACTGTTGCTGATGCCAAAAGAGGGGATATCGGCAATACCTCAAAGATGTACGCTCGTGCCTTTTTTGACCAAATGGATTGCGATTCGATTACGGTAGCTCCGTACATGGGAGAGGACTCTGTAAAGCCTTTTCTTGAGTTCGAAAACAAGTGGGTTATTCTATTGGCATTGACCTCCAATTCAGGAGGTAAAGACTTTCAAAACCTAGGTTTGACAAAGGGGGGAGATCTTTACGAAGAAGTACTCCGGAAAAGTCAGGAATGGGGAGATACTGATCAACTCATGTATGTGGTAGGCGCCACTAGAGCGGAAGCCCTACAAAACATAAGAAATATTGTTCCAGATCACTTCTTACTAGTGCCTGGTGTAGGAGCCCAGGGAGGAAGTTTGGAAGAAGTTTCTAAATATGGTATGAATGATCACTGCGGTCTTCTTGTCAACTCTTCAAGGGGCATAATTTATGCCAATAACTCGGAGAGTTTCGCTGAGGTCGCCCGTCAAAAAGCGGAAGAACTGCAGTCACAAATGGCTGGTTTTCTGAAAAAATACCTTTAA
- a CDS encoding quinone-dependent dihydroorotate dehydrogenase → MYKTLIRPFLFTKNAESAHYFAFRWLKRLFKIPGVAAISKSLYDFRNKELEVECFGLKFRNPVGLAAGFDKDAKLYNELSALGFGFIEIGTITPKPQAGNPQPRLFRLPEDQSLINRMGFNNGGLDEAIERLKDRKTDVLIGGNIGKNKVTPNEEAVNDYLICFNGLHPYVDYFVVNVSSPNTPNLRALQEKEPLKHILNSLQEAGKAFADKKPILLKIAPDLTEEQLLDIIEIVNETGIDGVIATNTTISREGLKTPKTTIEEIGAGGLSGKAVKNRSTEVIRFLHEKSNGSFPIIGVGGIQTAEDAKEKLEAGASLVQVYTGFVYEGPGMIKRINKGLVK, encoded by the coding sequence TTGTATAAAACTCTAATACGCCCCTTTCTCTTCACCAAAAACGCAGAATCAGCTCACTATTTTGCCTTTAGGTGGCTCAAACGATTATTTAAGATTCCCGGAGTAGCAGCAATTAGTAAAAGTCTGTATGATTTTCGGAATAAAGAACTGGAAGTCGAATGTTTTGGTCTGAAGTTTAGAAACCCGGTTGGCTTAGCCGCTGGCTTTGACAAAGATGCCAAACTCTACAATGAGTTGTCAGCATTGGGTTTTGGGTTTATTGAGATTGGTACCATTACGCCCAAGCCTCAGGCAGGAAATCCTCAGCCAAGGTTGTTTAGGTTACCGGAAGACCAGAGCCTTATTAACCGAATGGGCTTTAATAATGGCGGACTCGATGAGGCCATTGAGAGGTTGAAAGATCGGAAAACAGACGTCTTAATCGGTGGCAACATAGGTAAAAACAAAGTAACGCCTAATGAGGAGGCTGTTAATGACTACTTGATTTGCTTCAATGGACTACATCCTTATGTCGACTACTTTGTGGTTAATGTAAGTTCACCCAATACGCCAAACCTTCGAGCCCTACAGGAGAAAGAACCGCTCAAACATATTTTGAATAGTCTCCAAGAGGCAGGTAAGGCATTCGCTGACAAGAAACCCATCTTACTTAAGATTGCTCCTGATTTGACAGAAGAGCAGTTACTAGACATTATAGAAATTGTGAATGAGACCGGCATCGATGGAGTGATTGCCACGAATACAACTATTTCTCGAGAAGGTTTAAAAACACCTAAGACTACCATCGAGGAAATTGGTGCCGGAGGATTAAGTGGTAAGGCAGTAAAGAACAGATCGACCGAAGTTATCCGATTCCTTCATGAGAAATCGAATGGTTCATTTCCAATTATTGGAGTAGGTGGCATACAGACTGCAGAAGATGCAAAAGAAAAGCTAGAGGCTGGTGCCAGTTTGGTTCAGGTATATACCGGTTTTGTTTATGAAGGGCCAGGAATGATCAAGAGAATCAACAAAGGTCTAGTAAAATAG
- a CDS encoding MarC family protein, with translation MLSFKEIISVTLILFSVIDILGSTPVIIDLRKKNGHIQSGKATLAAGVLMILFLFVGDNLLGLFGIDVGSFAIAGSLVMFIIGLEMILGRNFFKNDASAAGTSSIVPIAFPLIAGAGTLTTIISIRAEYSEWNILVGIIVNLGFVYLVLKSTNWLERKIGPAGLGVLQKVFGIILLSIAIKLFKDNIANI, from the coding sequence ATGCTGAGTTTCAAGGAAATCATCTCTGTAACACTGATCCTATTTTCTGTCATAGACATATTGGGTTCAACGCCTGTTATCATAGATTTAAGGAAGAAAAACGGACATATCCAGTCCGGCAAAGCCACTCTGGCTGCTGGTGTTCTGATGATTCTGTTTCTCTTCGTAGGTGATAATCTGCTAGGCCTTTTTGGTATTGATGTTGGCTCATTTGCCATTGCAGGTTCATTGGTCATGTTTATCATCGGTTTGGAGATGATCCTTGGTAGAAACTTCTTCAAAAACGATGCTTCAGCCGCAGGCACCTCTTCAATAGTCCCAATAGCATTTCCATTGATCGCAGGAGCAGGAACGCTTACCACAATTATCTCCATCAGAGCTGAGTATAGCGAATGGAACATTCTTGTGGGTATTATTGTCAACCTTGGCTTTGTATATCTCGTGCTAAAATCAACCAATTGGCTGGAGCGAAAAATTGGTCCGGCAGGCTTAGGTGTTCTTCAAAAGGTTTTCGGAATTATCCTTCTCTCTATTGCCATCAAGTTATTTAAGGATAATATTGCCAATATATGA
- the ppgK gene encoding polyphosphate--glucose phosphotransferase, producing MEILGIDVGGSGIKGSIVNTDTGYLISDRFRIPTPEGRRPDDIADVISQIQEHFNWNDNIGVAFPTVVVNGKAKYHSNLDESWKGMQIDDLFRGRCNQIFNVINDADAAGLAEMKFGAGRHHSGVVLMVTIGTGLGSGLFYDGVLVPNFELGHLYYKNGDLIEFYAADSARKREELSFEKWGKRLNKFLKHIERVINPDFIILGGGVSKHIHKYRDQITIQTPFVVGEKENNSGIIGAAAYAADHHK from the coding sequence ATGGAAATACTAGGCATAGACGTTGGCGGCAGTGGAATTAAAGGTTCGATTGTCAATACTGACACTGGATATTTGATTTCAGATCGATTCCGAATACCCACTCCCGAAGGTCGGAGACCCGATGATATTGCTGATGTCATCAGTCAAATTCAGGAGCACTTCAATTGGAACGACAACATTGGAGTGGCCTTTCCAACCGTGGTCGTGAATGGAAAAGCCAAATACCATAGCAACCTCGATGAAAGCTGGAAGGGCATGCAGATCGATGACTTGTTCAGAGGACGGTGCAATCAAATCTTTAACGTAATCAACGATGCGGATGCAGCTGGCTTGGCAGAAATGAAGTTTGGCGCTGGACGCCATCATTCGGGCGTTGTGCTGATGGTCACTATTGGCACTGGTTTGGGCAGCGGTCTTTTTTATGATGGGGTATTGGTTCCCAATTTTGAACTTGGACACCTCTATTACAAAAATGGCGACCTTATCGAGTTTTATGCCGCTGATTCAGCAAGAAAAAGAGAAGAACTCTCTTTCGAAAAGTGGGGTAAACGACTCAATAAGTTCTTGAAGCATATTGAACGTGTCATCAATCCTGATTTTATCATTCTTGGTGGTGGTGTGAGTAAGCATATACACAAGTACCGCGATCAGATTACGATTCAAACCCCCTTTGTGGTGGGAGAAAAAGAGAACAACTCCGGAATCATTGGGGCTGCCGCCTACGCAGCAGATCATCATAAGTGA
- a CDS encoding LolA family protein yields the protein MKKLIYVLVLAVIALAANGQSGDAKAVLDKMSSTYKAMAGFEISFVQKNFSEAEVIARTAGSASVAKEKFVLRIEGQQIYCNGPVLWTYLVESQELTISNFEPEEGAINPANIYDIYKEGFTYEYKRQDNVNGELVDVVELISTDEDADFTNIVMYIGQEDAYLKAWDLIDYDGAKTNFEVSAFKPNQVFDAKYFEFDEEANPVQHKEDLRNE from the coding sequence ATGAAGAAGTTAATATATGTGTTGGTTTTAGCTGTTATTGCTTTAGCAGCTAATGGGCAAAGTGGAGATGCAAAGGCTGTCTTGGATAAAATGAGCAGTACTTATAAAGCAATGGCAGGCTTTGAGATATCCTTTGTTCAAAAGAATTTCAGCGAAGCCGAAGTAATTGCCAGAACCGCAGGCTCTGCCTCCGTTGCCAAAGAGAAGTTTGTATTAAGAATTGAAGGTCAGCAGATCTATTGCAATGGCCCTGTATTGTGGACCTATTTGGTTGAATCTCAGGAATTGACGATTAGCAATTTTGAGCCAGAAGAAGGAGCCATTAATCCGGCTAATATCTACGATATCTACAAAGAAGGCTTTACTTATGAGTACAAACGCCAAGATAATGTCAATGGCGAACTAGTTGATGTGGTTGAACTCATCAGTACAGATGAAGATGCTGACTTTACCAATATTGTCATGTATATCGGTCAGGAAGACGCTTATTTAAAGGCTTGGGATTTGATCGATTATGATGGTGCCAAAACCAATTTTGAAGTGTCGGCATTTAAGCCCAATCAGGTTTTTGACGCTAAGTACTTCGAGTTTGATGAAGAAGCAAATCCAGTTCAACACAAAGAAGATTTGCGTAACGAATGA